The following proteins come from a genomic window of Triticum aestivum cultivar Chinese Spring chromosome 6A, IWGSC CS RefSeq v2.1, whole genome shotgun sequence:
- the LOC123132510 gene encoding CASP-like protein 2C4 — MGAAARLQAAVASGRAEGLLRGACAAAAAASALLLGLSAQTKTVLFVRKKAVPKDVEALWVLIVAAAVAAGYHAARLLKRLCSGGRFAGGDDGRGCARAVAWACFLLDKGCAYVVFASAIAALQACFVALTGVEPLQWSRLCDIYTRFCVQGAFGMVCGLAAAVGMALLSVFSARDLFRLYSPAGRRQARLRSESSQTGLMMSTNEMARESAGDD, encoded by the exons ATGGGCGCGGCGGCGAGGCTgcaggcggcggtggcgtcgggcaGGGCGGAGGGCCTCCTCCGGGgcgcgtgcgcggcggcggcggcggcgtcggcgctgCTCCTGGGCCTGAGCGCGCAGACCAAGACGGTGCTCTTCGTCCGGAAGAAGGCCGTGCCCAAGGACGTCGAGGCCCTCTG GGTGCTGATCGTGGCGGCGGCCGTGGCCGCGGGGTACCACGCGGCGCGGCTCCTCAAGCGGCTCTGCTCCGGCGGCCGCTTCGCCGGCGGCGACGACGGCCGGGGCTGCGCCAGGGCGGTCGCGTGGGCGTGTTTCCTCCTCGACAAG GGGTGTGCGTACGTGGTGTTCGCGAGCGCCATCGCGGCGCTGCAAGCGTGCTTCGTGGCGCTGACGGGCGTAGAGCCCCTGCAGTGGAGCAGGCTCTGCGACATCTACACCCGCTTCTGCGTGCAGGGCGCCTTCGGCATGGTTTGCGGCCTCGCGGCCGCCGTCGGCATGGCCCTCCTCTCGGTCTTCTCCGCGCGCGACCTCTTCCGGCTCTACTCGCCGGCTGGGCGCAGGCAGGCGCGGCTGAGATCGGAATCAAGTCAGACAGGCCTCATGATGAGTACAAATGAGATGGCCAGAGAAAGCGCGGGAGATGATTAG